One Mycolicibacter sp. MU0083 DNA window includes the following coding sequences:
- a CDS encoding nitronate monooxygenase, with product MHTPLCDELGIEFPIFAFTHCRDVVVAVSKAGGFGVLGAVGFTPEQLEIELKWIDENIGDHPYGVDIVIPNKYEGMDSGQSADDLAESLRKLVPQEHLDFGKKLLADHGVPVENADEDSLQLLGWTEATATPQVEVALQHPKVTMIANALGTPPADMIKHIHEAGRKVAALCGSARQAQKHAAAGVDIIIAQGGEAGGHCGDVGSIVLWPEVVKAVAPVPVLAAGGIGSGQQIAAALALGAQGAWTGSQWLMVEESSNTEAQHAAYIKAGSRDTVRSRSFTGKPARMLRNDWTEAWEAPENPKPLGMPLQYMVSGMAVRATNKYPNESVDVAFNPVGQVVGQFTKVEKTSAVIERWIQEYLEATNTLDALNEASGV from the coding sequence ATGCACACTCCCCTCTGCGATGAACTCGGGATCGAGTTCCCGATCTTCGCGTTTACGCACTGCCGCGACGTGGTCGTCGCGGTCAGCAAAGCCGGTGGTTTCGGCGTACTCGGGGCGGTGGGCTTCACTCCCGAGCAGTTGGAGATCGAACTGAAGTGGATCGACGAGAACATCGGCGACCACCCCTACGGCGTCGACATCGTCATCCCGAACAAGTACGAGGGCATGGACTCCGGCCAGTCCGCCGACGACCTGGCCGAGTCGCTGCGCAAACTGGTTCCCCAGGAGCACCTGGACTTCGGCAAGAAGTTGCTCGCCGACCACGGTGTGCCGGTCGAGAACGCCGACGAAGACAGCCTGCAGCTGCTCGGTTGGACCGAGGCGACCGCCACCCCGCAGGTCGAGGTCGCGCTGCAGCACCCGAAGGTGACGATGATCGCCAACGCGCTCGGCACGCCCCCGGCGGACATGATCAAGCACATCCACGAGGCCGGCCGCAAGGTCGCCGCGCTCTGCGGCTCCGCTCGGCAGGCGCAGAAGCACGCCGCGGCCGGGGTGGACATCATCATCGCCCAGGGTGGCGAAGCCGGCGGCCACTGCGGTGACGTGGGTTCGATCGTGCTGTGGCCCGAGGTCGTCAAGGCGGTGGCACCGGTGCCGGTGCTGGCGGCCGGCGGTATCGGCAGCGGCCAGCAGATCGCGGCGGCGCTGGCGCTGGGCGCCCAGGGCGCATGGACCGGTTCGCAGTGGCTGATGGTCGAGGAGTCCTCGAACACCGAAGCGCAGCACGCCGCCTACATCAAGGCGGGCAGCCGCGACACCGTCCGGAGCCGTTCTTTCACCGGCAAACCGGCTCGGATGCTGCGCAACGACTGGACCGAGGCCTGGGAGGCCCCGGAGAACCCCAAGCCGCTGGGCATGCCGCTGCAGTACATGGTCTCGGGTATGGCGGTGCGGGCCACCAACAAGTACCCGAACGAGAGCGTCGACGTGGCCTTCAACCCGGTGGGTCAGGTCGTGGGCCAGTTCACCAAGGTGGAGAAGACCTCGGCGGTCATCGAGCGGTGGATCCAGGAGTACCTGGAGGCGACCAACACCCTGGACGCTCTCAACGAGGCCTCCGGAGTCTGA
- a CDS encoding HAD family hydrolase — protein MAAAPRDLIADVARAAPGARVGAFFDLDGTLVAGFTATAHAGDRIRRRQARAGEVLGVVEAAVRYRLGRMEFERLLVRAAGYLRGESLRELDGVGARLFADHITARIYPHMHEIVRAHQQRGHTVVMSSSALTIHAEPVARFLGIAEVLCNRFEVDDRGILTGDIVKPVVWGAQKAATVQRFCSSNDIDLGQSYFYADGDEDAALMSLVGRPRPVNPRPRLAALAAEHDWPVLRIADPVRTTRRSLRHAAGFGVALLRACTTR, from the coding sequence ATGGCTGCCGCACCGCGCGATCTGATCGCCGACGTCGCCCGCGCCGCACCGGGCGCCCGGGTGGGCGCCTTCTTCGATCTGGACGGCACCCTGGTGGCCGGTTTCACCGCTACCGCCCACGCCGGGGATCGGATCCGGCGGCGGCAGGCCCGGGCCGGCGAGGTACTCGGAGTCGTCGAAGCCGCCGTGCGCTACCGGCTGGGCCGGATGGAATTCGAGCGACTGCTGGTACGGGCGGCGGGGTATCTGCGCGGCGAATCCCTGCGCGAACTCGACGGCGTCGGCGCCCGCCTGTTCGCCGACCACATCACGGCCCGGATCTACCCGCATATGCACGAGATCGTCCGAGCACACCAGCAACGCGGCCATACCGTGGTGATGAGCTCGTCGGCGCTGACCATCCATGCCGAGCCGGTCGCCCGTTTCCTGGGGATCGCCGAGGTGCTCTGCAATCGGTTCGAGGTCGACGACCGGGGCATCCTCACCGGCGACATCGTCAAACCCGTGGTGTGGGGCGCGCAGAAGGCGGCCACGGTGCAGCGGTTCTGCTCGAGTAATGACATCGATCTGGGGCAGAGTTACTTCTACGCCGACGGCGATGAGGACGCGGCCCTGATGTCGCTGGTGGGTCGGCCCCGCCCGGTCAATCCGCGCCCCCGACTTGCTGCGCTGGCCGCCGAACACGACTGGCCGGTGCTGCGCATCGCCGATCCGGTCCGCACCACCCGGAGATCATTGCGACACGCGGCCGGTTTCGGCGTGGCGCTGCTGCGCGCCTGTACCACTCGCTGA
- a CDS encoding SRPBCC family protein encodes MQGSATVHMAAPAERIWDLVADVRNIGKFSPETFEAEWLDGATGPELGARFRGHVRRNGIGPVYWTTCRVTECEPNRVFGFAVMAGDRAVNNWRYELTPTADGTDVTESFRLTQSFLTSVYYWVFGGFLRQRNNIRDMRRTLERVRDLAEQPQQAG; translated from the coding sequence ATGCAGGGATCGGCGACAGTTCACATGGCAGCACCGGCCGAGCGGATCTGGGATCTGGTCGCCGACGTCCGCAACATCGGGAAGTTCTCGCCGGAGACCTTCGAGGCCGAATGGCTCGACGGCGCCACCGGCCCCGAGCTCGGCGCCCGATTCCGTGGCCACGTCCGGCGCAACGGCATCGGTCCGGTGTACTGGACCACCTGCCGGGTCACCGAATGCGAACCGAACCGGGTATTCGGGTTCGCGGTGATGGCCGGGGACCGCGCGGTGAACAACTGGCGTTACGAACTGACCCCGACCGCGGACGGCACCGACGTCACCGAGTCGTTCCGGCTGACGCAGTCCTTTCTCACCAGCGTCTACTACTGGGTTTTCGGCGGTTTCCTGCGCCAGCGCAACAACATTCGCGACATGCGACGCACCCTGGAGCGGGTCCGCGACCTCGCCGAGCAGCCGCAGCAGGCCGGTTAG
- the gnd gene encoding phosphogluconate dehydrogenase (NAD(+)-dependent, decarboxylating): MRLGMIGLGRMGANLVRRLHDGGHDCVVYDADAGAVTALTADIDVTGVSSVAELVQRLPVPRVVWVMVPAGAVTTGVIEELADALSAGDIVIDGGNSYYRDDIAHAKLLADNGIQLLDCGTSGGVWGRERGYCLMVGGDRAAFDRAEPIFATLAPGVAAAPRTPGRDGEVTQAENGYLHCGPSGAGHFVKMVHNGIEYGMMASIAEGLNILHHADIGNREQQSDAETAPLSHPEFYRYDIDIEQVAEVWRRGSVIGSWLLDLTAGALAKSPDLEEFAGRVSDSGEGRWTVIAAIDEGVPAPVLTTALYARFASRHLFEFGAKVLSAMRKQFGGHDERSG, translated from the coding sequence ATGCGACTGGGCATGATCGGCTTGGGCCGAATGGGCGCCAACCTCGTCCGGAGGCTGCACGACGGCGGCCACGATTGCGTCGTCTACGACGCCGATGCCGGTGCGGTCACGGCGTTGACCGCCGACATCGACGTCACCGGGGTGTCCTCGGTGGCCGAGCTGGTGCAGCGACTGCCGGTCCCGCGCGTGGTGTGGGTGATGGTGCCGGCGGGCGCCGTCACCACCGGCGTCATCGAAGAACTCGCGGACGCGCTCAGTGCCGGCGATATCGTGATCGACGGCGGCAATTCCTACTACCGTGACGACATCGCCCACGCGAAACTGCTGGCGGACAACGGAATCCAGTTACTGGACTGCGGCACCAGCGGTGGGGTGTGGGGGCGTGAGCGCGGCTACTGCCTGATGGTCGGCGGTGATCGTGCCGCATTCGACCGGGCCGAACCGATATTCGCGACACTGGCGCCCGGCGTTGCCGCCGCCCCGCGCACACCGGGCCGGGACGGCGAGGTGACGCAGGCCGAGAACGGCTATCTGCATTGCGGACCCTCGGGTGCCGGGCACTTCGTGAAGATGGTCCACAACGGCATCGAGTACGGGATGATGGCCTCCATCGCCGAAGGCCTCAACATCTTGCATCACGCCGACATCGGCAATCGGGAGCAGCAGTCGGACGCCGAGACCGCACCGCTGAGCCATCCCGAGTTCTACCGCTACGACATCGACATCGAGCAGGTCGCCGAGGTATGGCGGCGGGGCAGCGTCATCGGTTCCTGGCTGCTCGATCTCACTGCCGGCGCTCTGGCGAAGTCGCCGGACCTGGAGGAATTCGCCGGTCGGGTCTCCGATTCCGGGGAGGGCCGTTGGACGGTCATCGCCGCGATCGACGAAGGTGTGCCGGCCCCGGTGTTGACCACGGCCCTGTACGCGCGATTCGCCTCACGCCACCTGTTCGAGTTCGGTGCCAAGGTGCTCTCGGCGATGCGCAAGCAGTTCGGCGGCCACGACGAGCGGTCGGGCTGA
- a CDS encoding esterase family protein gives MTDVTKGLRWMRRLLVGAIAAAALPGLVGLTGGETTASAFSRPGLPVEYLQVPSAGMGRDIKVQFQSGGSGSPGLYLLDGMRAQDDFNGWDINTPAFEWYLDSGISVIMPVGGQSSFYSDWYKPACGKAGCSTYKWETFLTKELPAYLASEYGVSQSRNAAVGLSMAGASALTLAIYHPNQFTYAGSLSGYINPSDGKSWIGLAMGDAGGYKKEDMWGPDEDPAWLRNDPTVNVDKLVANNTRLWVYCGNGRPNELGGDNIPATFLETNFMIGQNKRFQELYTAAGGNNAVFNFPDYGTHSWEYWGQQLQAMKGDLQSHLGASAG, from the coding sequence ATGACAGACGTGACCAAGGGATTGCGCTGGATGCGCCGACTTCTCGTCGGCGCGATAGCTGCCGCAGCATTGCCGGGCCTGGTCGGCCTGACAGGTGGCGAGACGACCGCATCGGCGTTCTCCCGGCCGGGTCTACCGGTTGAGTACCTGCAGGTGCCGTCAGCCGGCATGGGCCGCGACATCAAGGTGCAGTTCCAGAGCGGCGGCTCGGGTTCCCCCGGGTTGTACCTGCTCGACGGTATGCGCGCCCAGGACGACTTCAACGGCTGGGACATCAACACCCCGGCGTTCGAGTGGTACCTGGATTCCGGCATCTCGGTGATCATGCCCGTCGGCGGCCAGTCCAGCTTCTACAGCGACTGGTACAAGCCGGCGTGCGGCAAGGCGGGTTGCTCCACCTACAAGTGGGAGACCTTCCTGACCAAAGAACTGCCGGCCTACCTGGCCTCGGAATACGGCGTGAGCCAAAGCCGCAACGCCGCGGTCGGCCTGTCCATGGCGGGTGCCTCGGCCCTGACCCTGGCCATCTACCACCCCAACCAGTTCACCTACGCCGGTTCACTGTCGGGTTACATCAACCCCTCCGACGGCAAGAGCTGGATCGGCCTGGCGATGGGTGACGCCGGCGGCTACAAGAAAGAAGACATGTGGGGTCCCGACGAAGACCCGGCGTGGCTGCGCAACGACCCGACCGTCAACGTCGACAAGCTGGTAGCCAACAACACCCGCCTGTGGGTGTACTGCGGCAACGGGCGCCCGAACGAGCTCGGCGGCGACAACATCCCCGCCACGTTCCTCGAGACCAACTTCATGATCGGGCAGAACAAGCGGTTCCAGGAGCTCTACACCGCGGCCGGTGGCAACAACGCCGTCTTCAACTTCCCGGATTACGGCACCCACAGCTGGGAATACTGGGGCCAGCAGCTGCAGGCCATGAAGGGCGACCTGCAGAGCCACCTGGGAGCCAGTGCGGGCTGA
- a CDS encoding YceI family protein, with amino-acid sequence MTGTQWQFDASHGRLLVRTGVAGRAAKMGHRLTLAMERWQATVTWADGRPTAVHLDTEVDSLRVLQGDGGLTPLTPPEKSLIRSNALKCLGGDKHPLIRFACTRIEPTDDGYRLTGELEIRGRKRPHVLAVQAAQTDDCWQVDGSTEVRHSDFGVRRYSMMMGAMQVADEVVVSLSATTGSGAGRTEKM; translated from the coding sequence GTGACCGGAACACAGTGGCAATTCGACGCATCCCACGGCCGACTGCTGGTGAGGACCGGCGTGGCGGGTCGAGCTGCGAAGATGGGCCACCGGCTCACCCTGGCGATGGAGCGCTGGCAGGCGACCGTGACATGGGCGGACGGCCGACCCACCGCGGTGCATCTGGACACCGAAGTCGATTCATTACGGGTGCTGCAGGGCGACGGTGGGCTCACGCCGCTGACCCCGCCGGAGAAGTCCCTCATCCGGAGCAATGCCCTCAAGTGCCTGGGCGGCGACAAGCATCCGCTGATCAGGTTTGCCTGCACCCGCATCGAACCGACCGACGACGGCTATCGCCTGACCGGCGAGTTGGAGATCCGGGGCCGAAAGAGGCCCCACGTCCTGGCGGTACAGGCGGCGCAAACCGACGATTGCTGGCAGGTGGACGGCAGCACCGAGGTGCGGCACAGCGATTTCGGGGTGCGGCGATACTCGATGATGATGGGCGCGATGCAGGTCGCGGACGAGGTGGTGGTGTCGTTGTCCGCGACCACCGGCTCAGGCGCCGGCCGGACCGAAAAGATGTAG